The Populus nigra chromosome 14, ddPopNigr1.1, whole genome shotgun sequence genome has a segment encoding these proteins:
- the LOC133673457 gene encoding ATPase family AAA domain-containing protein At1g05910-like, with translation MYSKRSGQGDGPGPRPVRTSDRLRRRPKVFSRTYLYYTPGIIRPRKGKTKTRTAASRIAKMLGNRAVRAANANSVPTNLRRSTRKRRLSAHLEDYTDSSGSEDEDLMRPAFRPLRNRIHNSASQDELSSSKRKKNVETKSTPRREGLRPRRSRTIIKKPLALESGDEQDTSEEKAVQDETENGNDIDDNDADDGQNDDEDEGDGEGAGEGEDEGEDDDDEDDDDEGEEEEEEQDGRRRYDLRNRAEVRRLSMEEGKQRPRSPRRVLHQGMGTKVNRDVRKGGSRVHKRHRLSRAEDSDDSLLVDELDQGPAIPWARGGSRSGPPWLLGGLEMHGTTTWGLNVAASGWGHQGDALASLTSGVQTAGPSSKGGADIQPLQVDETVSFDDIGGLSGYIDALKEMVFFPLLYPDFFASYHITPPRGVLLCGPPGTGKTLIARALACAASKAGQKVSFYMRKGADVLSKWVGEAERQLKLLFEEAQRNQPSIIFFDEIDGLAPVRSSKQEQIHNSIVSTLLALMDGLDSRGQVVLIGATNRVDAIDGALRRPGRFDREFNFPLPGCEARAEILDIHTRKWKHPPSKELKSELAANCVGYCGADLKALCTEAAIRAFREKYPQVYTSDDKFVIDVDSVKVEKYHFVEAMSTITPAAHRGAVVHSRPLSLVVAPCLQSHLQKAMNCLSDIFSPLAVSSEFIKLSMLSYGSAIPLVYRPRLLLCGCEGSGLDHLGPAVLHELEKFPVHSLGLPSLLSDPSAKTPEEALVHIFGEARRATPSILYMSHFDLWWDNAHEQLRAVLLTLLEELPSDLPILLLGSSSSPPAEIDGASSVFPDHSVYQVGKPSIGDRSLFFDRLIEAALSVVLEDVAKNSQGSSPLPELPKAQKVASGPKASELKAKIEAEQHALRRMRMCLRDICNRVLYDKRFSAFHYPVTDEDAPNYRTIIQNPMDMATMLQRVDSGQYITCSAFLQDIDLIVTNAKVYNGDDYNGARIVSRSYELRDAVHGMLSQMDPALVTYCDKIAAQGGPVQVPDDLGGSIFPSTPVVQLGTTRTSARLRNVQPDVNLDQSYEALKRQKKNADATHAASTAEDKSRHQDSVQAKLPEEHDADDMNPDRPESSLADDIQHETSGGEASGHIEGSGSQDATMSDAEASSHGEYIKRLLVERTENYDIPQLERLYTRIMKGIFETRDKGFEDGPRYSILRFLVKFAEDAANF, from the exons ATGTATTCAAAACGTTCTGGTCAAGGAGATGGCCCAGGTCCAAGGCCTGTACGGACTAGTGATAGGCTTAGGAGAAGGCCGAAAGTGTTTAGCCGGACATACTTGTATTATACTCCAGGCATTATTCGGCCCAGGAAAGGCAAAACCAAGACGAGGACTGCAGCTTCTCGGATTGCCAAGATGTTGGGTAACCGGGCAGTGCGGGCTGCAAATGCTAAT TCAGTTCCAACCAATCTTCGACGCTCGACAAGAAAGAGGAGGCTTTCTGCACATCTTGAAGATTACACAGATAGTTCTGGATCAGAGGATGAAGACTTGATG AGACCTGCATTTCGACCATTGAGGAACCGGATTCATAATAGTGCGAGTCAAGATGAGTTATCATCTTCCAAGCGTAAAAAAAATGTGGAGACAAAATCAACGCCTCGACGCGAAGGACTGCGACCCCGTCGTTCTAGAACAATCATAAAAAAGCCACTGGCTCTAGAGTCTGGGGATGAGCAAGATACTTCTGAGGAGAAGGCTGTCCAAGATGAGACTGAAAATGGGAACGatattgatgataatgatgCAGATGATGGTCAGAATGATGACGAGGATGAGGGAGATGGGGAGGGTGCGGGTGAGGGTGAGGATGAAGGAGAAGATGACGACGACGAGGACGACGACGATGAAGgtgaagaggaggaagaagagcaGGATGGAAGGAGGAGATATGATCTCCGAAACCGTGCAGAAGTCCGTAGGCTTTCTATGGAGGAAGGTAAGCAAAGACCACGATCTCCTCGAAGGGTATTGCATCAAGGAATGGGGACAAAGGTCAATAGGGATGTAAGGAAAGGGGGATCAAGGGTTCACAAGCGTCATCGTCTATCAAGAGCAGAGGATTCTGATGATTCCCTTCTTGTGGATGAGTTGGACCAAGGTCCTGCTATTCCTTGGGCTCGAGGTGGGAGCAGATCCGGACCACCTTGGCTCCTTGGAGGACTAGAGATGCACGGGACAACAACTTGGGGATTGAATGTTGCTGCATCTGGTTGGGGCCATCAAGGTGATGCTTTAGCGAGCTTGACATCTGGTGTGCAAACTGCTGGCCCTAGCTCAAAAGGAGGGGCAGATATTCAACCTTTACAGGTTGACGAGACTGTAAGTTTTGATGACATAGGCGGGCTTTCAGGATATATTGATGCTCTGAAGGAGATGGTTTTCTTTCCCTTGTTATATCCAGATTTCTTTGCCAGCTATCATATTACCCCGCCAAGAGGGGTTTTGTTATGTGGTCCTCCTGGTACTGGGAAAACATTAATTGCCAGGGCATTAGCATGTGCTGCTTCAAAAGCTGGCCAGAAGGTTAGTTTTTACATGCGCAAGGGTGCTGATGTGCTCAGCAAATGGGTTGGTGAGGCTGAAAGGCAATTGAAACTTCTCTTTGAGGAGGCACAAAGGAACCAGCCTTCCATTATCTTCTTTGATGAAATAGATGGACTTGCTCCTGTTAGATCTAGCAAACAAGAGCAGATTCACAATTCTATTGTGTCCACTTTGCTCGCCTTGATGGATGGCCTGGATTCTCGCGGACAAGTTGTTTTGATTGGAGCAACCAACAGAGTTGATGCCATCGATGGAGCCTTGCGTCGCCCTGGTCGGTTTGATCGAGAATTTAACTTCCCTTTGCCTGGTTGTGAGGCCCGTGCTGAAATATTAGACATTCACACCCGCAAGTGGAAGCATCCTCCTTCAAAGGAGCTGAAGTCAGAACTTGCAGCTAATTGTGTTGGCTATTGTGGTGCAGATTTAAAGGCACTATGCACTGAAGCTGCCATCCGTGCTTTCCGTGAAAAATACCCTCAAGTTTACACAAGTGATGATAAGTTTGTGATAGATGTTGATTCTGTAAAGGTTGAGAAGTATCATTTTGTCGAAGCCATGTCCACAATTACCCCTGCAGCTCATAGAGGTGCTGTTGTGCACTCCAGGCCATTGTCTTTAGTAGTTGCACCATGTCTGCAAAGTCATCTCCAGAAAGCCATGAATTGCCTATCCGATATATTTTCACCCCTTGCAGTGTCATCAGAGTTTATTAAGCTTTCTATGCTTTCCTATGGATCTGCAATTCCTCTTGTGTATAGGCCACGGCTTTTGCTTTGTGGTTGTGAAGGTTCTGGTCTG GATCATCTTGGGCCTGCCGTGTTACATGAACTGGAGAAATTTCCTGTTCATTCTCTAGGACTTCCGTCTCTGCTTTCGGATCCCAGTGCAAAGACCCCAGAGGAAGCTTTGGTGCACATATTTGGTGAAGCACGGAGAGCCACACCGTCCATCCTTTACATGTCTCACTTTGATCTTTGGTGGGATAAT GCACATGAACAGCTCAGGGCTGTTCTTCTGACTTTATTAGAAGAATTGCCATCTGACTTACCGATTCTATTACTTGGAAGCTCTTCATCTCCACCCGCCGAGATTGATGGTGCATCATCGGTATTTCCTGATCATTCAGT CTATCAAGTGGGCAAACCATCAATCGGAGACAGATCTTTGTTCTTTGACCGTTTAATTGAAGCTGCCTTATCAGTTGTCCTGGAGGACGTGGCCAAGAATTCCCAAGGATCTTCCCCTCTTCCTGAACTTCCTAAGGCACAAAAGGTGGCAAGTGGCCCAAAGGCATCAGAGTTGAAAGCCAAGATAGAAGCTGAGCAGCATGCTCTACGCCGAATGCGTATGTGCCTCAGAGATATTTGCAACAG GGTACTGTATGACAAACGATTTAGTGCCTTCCATTATCCTGTCACCGATGAGGATGCTCCAAACTACCGCACTATAATACAGAACCCTATGGACATGGCTACTATGCTGCAGCGTGTTGACTCTGGTCAATATATCACCTGCTCAGCATTCCTGCAAGACATTGATCTCATCGTGACCAATGCAAAG GTTTACAATGGAGATGATTATAATGGTGCTAGGATTGTCAGTAGAAGTTATGAGCTTCGGGATGCA GTGCATGGAATGTTGTCACAGATGGACCCTGCGCTCGTCACATACTGTGACAAGATTGCTGCCCAAGGGGGTCCAGTGCAAGTACCAGATGATTTAGGGGGATCTATTTTTCCATCAACGCCAGTTGTGCAGCTGGGAACAACTAGAACAAGTGCCCGGTTACGTAATGTCCAGCCTGATGTTAATCTGGATCAAAGCTACGAGGCCTTGAAAAGGCAGAAGAAAAATGCTGATGCTACTCATGCTG CTTCAACAGCAGAAGATAAATCACGACATCAGGATTCTGTACAGGCAAAGCTGCCAGAGGAACATGACGCGGACGATATGAATCCTGACAGACCTGAGTCCTCTTTGGCTGATGACATTCAACATGAAACTTCAGGAGGAGAAGCTTCTGGTCATATCGAAGGGAGTGGATCCCAAGATGCTACAATGTCCGATGCCGAAGCATCAAGCCATGGAGAGTACATCAAGCGGCTTCTCGTCGAGCGCACTGAAAATTATGACATCCCACAGCTTGAAAGGCTCTACACTCGTATTATGAAAGGCATCTTCGAAACCAGGGACAAAGGCTTCGAAGATGGCCCCAGATACTCAATTTTGAGGTTTTTGGTGAAATTTGCAGAGGACGCTGCAAATTTCTGA
- the LOC133673049 gene encoding protein SEMI-ROLLED LEAF 2 isoform X1 produces the protein MGVMSRRVVPACGSLCFFCPSLRARSRQPVKRYKKLLADILPRNQEAEPNDRKIGKLCEYASKNPLRIPKITDTLEQRFYKELRHENFGSVKVVVCIYRKLLSSCKEQMPLFASSLLSIVRTLLEQTGKDDLRLLACDVLVDFISCQMDGTYMFNLEGLIPKLCQLAQEAGNNERTLRLRSAGLQVLGSMVCFMGEQAHISMDFDSIISVTLENYIDFQMNPDTMEDQWVQGVLKTEDNGSSFPDISKKVSLSDLTTKPELDLAMDTSKSPSYWSRVCLCNMARLAKEATTIRRVLEPLFQNFDANNHWSLEKGVAYPVLTFLQSLLVESGENSHLLLSILVKHLDHKSVAKQPLLLVDIVNVTARLGQSAKQQATVAIIGAISDLMKHLRKCLQNSSESSSPRDGSDETNADLQVALENCIAQLSNKVGDVGPILDTIAVFLENISATTVVARTTISAVHQTARIISSIPNISYHKKAFPDALFHQLLVAMAHPDHETRVGAHSVFSILLMPSLLSPWSDQNKKTSEAVSGFFGPSASQKRSKSFSFQDESQDNVDSMDGKSWEEGNPISDNSGKHDSHDRSNSFKHAVLDGKTLTSLRLSSHQVSLLLSSIWVQATSAENMPANFEAMGHTYNIALLFTRSKTSSHVALVRCFQLAFSLRSISLDQEAGLQPSRRRSLFTLASFMLIFAARAGNLPELIPFVKVSLTEKTADPYLELVEDIKLQAIYVESDEGKIAYGSEDDDVAALKSLSCVEVDDSHLKETLISRFMTKFVKLSEDELSGIKQQLLQDFSPDDVYPLGAPLFMDTPRPCSPLARMEFQAFEEIMPAAALTDDETFTELNGSQSGRKTSISVHTLDILSVNELLESVLETARQVASSQVSSTPVPYDQMKSQCEALVTGKQQKMSILSFKHQPEAKVFPSTDEKKDTSVHDVKVELSQCDLTLATKDQIRAPDQLALCSLEYGQNSFRLPPSSPYDKFLKAAGC, from the exons ATGGGGGTTATGTCAAGACGGGTTGTGCCCGCCTGTGGTAGCCTGTGTTTCTTCTGTCCTTCACTGAGGGCAAGGTCAAGACAGCCCGTTAAGCGATACAAGAAGTTGCTTGCTGATATCTTGCCGCGTAATCAG GAGGCTGAACCAAATGATAGGAAAATCGGGAAGCTTTGCGAGTATGCTTCAAAGAACCCATTACGAATTCCCAAG ATTACTGATACCCTGGAGCAAAGATTTTACAAGGAGTTGCGGCATGAGAACTTTGGATCTGTAAAGGTTGTGGTGTGCATTTATAGGAAATTGCTATCGTCATGTAAGGAGCAGAT GCCTCTATTTGCCAGTAGTTTGTTGAGCATTGTTCGGACTCTTTTGGAGCAAACTGGGAAGGATGATTTACGGCTTCTGGCTTGCGATGTTCTTGTTGATTTTATAAGTTGCCAG atggatGGCACATATATGTTCAACTTAGAAGGCCTCATTCCTAAGCTCTGTCAATTAGCACAAGAAGCTGGAAATAACGAAAGAACTCTACGTTTGCGTTCAGCAGGGCTGCAAGTGCTGGGCTCCATG gTGTGTTTCATGGGTGAGCAAGCTCACATCTCGATGGATTTTGACAGT ATTATATCAGTCACTTTGGAGAACTACATTGATTTCCAAATGAATCCAGATACAATGGAAGATCAATGGGTTCAAGGTGTGCTTAAAACAGAAGATAATGGCTCATCTTTCCCAGACATAAGCAAGAAGGTTTCCTTATCAGACCTTACAACCAAGCCTGAATTGGACCTTGCAAT GGATACTTCCAAGAGTCCATCTTACTGGTCTAGGGTATGTTTATGTAACATGGCTAGACTTGCGAAGGAAGCTACAACAATACGACGTGTTCTTGAACCTCTATTCCAGAACTTTGATGCTAACAATCACTGGTCCCTAGAAAAAGGAGTTGCCTATCCTGTTCTGACATTTTTGCAGTCACTTCTGGTTGAATCAG GAGAAAACTCGCATTTGCTATTATCTATCCTGGTCAAGCACTTGGATCATAAGAGTGTCGCCAAACAACCACTTTTACTGGTAGACATTGTTAATGTCACAGCACGACTTGGACAAAGTGCAAAGCAGCAAGCCACAGTTGCTATCATTGGTGCAATATCTGACTTGATGAAACATTTACGAAAGTGCCTGCAAAATTCTTCTGAATCATCCAGCCCTAGGGATGGTAGCGATGAAACGAATGCTGATCTTCAGGTTGCCTTGGAAAACTGTATTGCACAGCTCTCAAATAAG GTGGGGGATGTGGGACCCATACTTGATACGATAGCTGTGTTCTTAGAGAATATTTCAGCCACTACTGTTGTAGCTAGAACAACTATCTCGGCTGTTCACCAAACTGCACGGATTATCTCTTCCATCCCTAACATATCATATCACAAAAAG GCTTTTCCTGATGCTTTATTCCATCAATTGCTTGTAGCAATGGCCCACCCAGACCATGAGACTAGAGTTGGAGCACATAGTGTCTTCTCTATCTTGCTTATGCCATCCTTGCTTTCTCCTTGGTCAGACCAGAATAAGAAAACCTCTGAAGCTGTTTCTGGGTTTTTTGGTCCATCCGCATCACAAAAGAGGAGTAAAAGTTTCTCCTTTCAGGATGAAAGCCAAGATAATGTTGATTCCATGGATGGAAAATCATGGGAAGAAGGCAATCCAATATCAGATAACAGTGGAAAACATGATTCTCATGATCGTTCAAACAGCTTCAAGCATGCGGTCTTAGATGGAAAAACA CTAACTTCCCTTCGATTGAGTAGCCATCAAGTCAGTCTTCTGCTTTCATCAATATGGGTTCAGGCAACATCTGCAGAGAATATGCCCGCAAATTTTGAGGCCATGGGCCATACTTATAACATTGCTTTGCTTTTCACACGATCTAAG ACCTCAAGTCACGTGGCTCTAGTTCGGTGTTTTCAGCTGGCATTCTCACTTAGGAGCATCTCTCTGGATCAAGAAG CAGGTCTGCAGCCATCTCGCAGAAGGTCCCTCTTCACCTTGGCATCGTTCATGCTTATTTTTGCAGCAAGGGCAGGAAATCTCCCAGAGCTAATTCCTTTTGTTAAAGTCTCTCTAACGGAAAAAACA GCTGACCCTTATCTTGAATTGGTTGAAGATATCAAGCTGCAAGCTATTTATGTAGAATCTGATGAAGGGAAAATAGCATATGGTTCAGAGGATGATGATGTTGCTGCTTTAAAATCTCTCTCATGCGTAGAAGTAGATGATAGTCATTTGAAGGAAACCCTGATATCCCGATTTATGACAAAATTTGTCAAATTATCAGAG GATGAGTTATCAGGCATAAAACAGCAACTTCTACAGGATTTTTCACCTGATGATGTATATCCTTTAGGAGCTCCCCTGTTTATGGATACACCTAGGCCATGTTCCCCTCTTGCCCGAATGGAGTTTCAGGCATTTGAAGAG ATTATGCCTGCAGCTGCCTTGACGGATGATGAAACCTTCACGGAACTTAATGGAAGCCAGTCAGGTCGCAAAACATCAATATCTGTCCATACACTTGACATTCTAAGTGTCAATGAACTTCTGGAATCA GTCCTGGAAACTGCTCGACAAGTTGCAAGCTCCCAGGTGTCCTCTACACCTGTACCTTATGACCAAATGAAGAGTCAGTGTGAAGCTCTCGTTACTGGTAAACAGCAGAAAATGTCTATTCTAAGTTTTAAGCATCAACCGGAAGCCAAGGTTTTCCCCAGCACAGATGAAAAGAAGGACACCTCAGTACATGATGTG AAAGTGGAGTTGTCGCAATGTGATCTAACATTAGCTACGAAGGATCAAATTAGAGCACCTGATCAACTCGCCCTCTGCTCACTCGAGTACGGACAAAATTCTTTCAGATTACCACCTTCAAGCCCTTATGACAAATTTTTGAAGGCGGCTGGATGTTGA
- the LOC133673049 gene encoding protein SEMI-ROLLED LEAF 2 isoform X2, with translation MGVMSRRVVPACGSLCFFCPSLRARSRQPVKRYKKLLADILPRNQEAEPNDRKIGKLCEYASKNPLRIPKITDTLEQRFYKELRHENFGSVKVVVCIYRKLLSSCKEQMPLFASSLLSIVRTLLEQTGKDDLRLLACDVLVDFISCQMDGTYMFNLEGLIPKLCQLAQEAGNNERTLRLRSAGLQVLGSMVCFMGEQAHISMDFDSIISVTLENYIDFQMNPDTMEDQWVQGVLKTEDNGSSFPDISKKVSLSDLTTKPELDLAMDTSKSPSYWSRVCLCNMARLAKEATTIRRVLEPLFQNFDANNHWSLEKGVAYPVLTFLQSLLVESGENSHLLLSILVKHLDHKSVAKQPLLLVDIVNVTARLGQSAKQQATVAIIGAISDLMKHLRKCLQNSSESSSPRDGSDETNADLQVALENCIAQLSNKVGDVGPILDTIAVFLENISATTVVARTTISAVHQTARIISSIPNISYHKKAFPDALFHQLLVAMAHPDHETRVGAHSVFSILLMPSLLSPWSDQNKKTSEAVSGFFGPSASQKRSKSFSFQDESQDNVDSMDGKSWEEGNPISDNSGKHDSHDRSNSFKHAVLDGKTLTSLRLSSHQVSLLLSSIWVQATSAENMPANFEAMGHTYNIALLFTRSKTSSHVALVRCFQLAFSLRSISLDQEGLQPSRRRSLFTLASFMLIFAARAGNLPELIPFVKVSLTEKTADPYLELVEDIKLQAIYVESDEGKIAYGSEDDDVAALKSLSCVEVDDSHLKETLISRFMTKFVKLSEDELSGIKQQLLQDFSPDDVYPLGAPLFMDTPRPCSPLARMEFQAFEEIMPAAALTDDETFTELNGSQSGRKTSISVHTLDILSVNELLESVLETARQVASSQVSSTPVPYDQMKSQCEALVTGKQQKMSILSFKHQPEAKVFPSTDEKKDTSVHDVKVELSQCDLTLATKDQIRAPDQLALCSLEYGQNSFRLPPSSPYDKFLKAAGC, from the exons ATGGGGGTTATGTCAAGACGGGTTGTGCCCGCCTGTGGTAGCCTGTGTTTCTTCTGTCCTTCACTGAGGGCAAGGTCAAGACAGCCCGTTAAGCGATACAAGAAGTTGCTTGCTGATATCTTGCCGCGTAATCAG GAGGCTGAACCAAATGATAGGAAAATCGGGAAGCTTTGCGAGTATGCTTCAAAGAACCCATTACGAATTCCCAAG ATTACTGATACCCTGGAGCAAAGATTTTACAAGGAGTTGCGGCATGAGAACTTTGGATCTGTAAAGGTTGTGGTGTGCATTTATAGGAAATTGCTATCGTCATGTAAGGAGCAGAT GCCTCTATTTGCCAGTAGTTTGTTGAGCATTGTTCGGACTCTTTTGGAGCAAACTGGGAAGGATGATTTACGGCTTCTGGCTTGCGATGTTCTTGTTGATTTTATAAGTTGCCAG atggatGGCACATATATGTTCAACTTAGAAGGCCTCATTCCTAAGCTCTGTCAATTAGCACAAGAAGCTGGAAATAACGAAAGAACTCTACGTTTGCGTTCAGCAGGGCTGCAAGTGCTGGGCTCCATG gTGTGTTTCATGGGTGAGCAAGCTCACATCTCGATGGATTTTGACAGT ATTATATCAGTCACTTTGGAGAACTACATTGATTTCCAAATGAATCCAGATACAATGGAAGATCAATGGGTTCAAGGTGTGCTTAAAACAGAAGATAATGGCTCATCTTTCCCAGACATAAGCAAGAAGGTTTCCTTATCAGACCTTACAACCAAGCCTGAATTGGACCTTGCAAT GGATACTTCCAAGAGTCCATCTTACTGGTCTAGGGTATGTTTATGTAACATGGCTAGACTTGCGAAGGAAGCTACAACAATACGACGTGTTCTTGAACCTCTATTCCAGAACTTTGATGCTAACAATCACTGGTCCCTAGAAAAAGGAGTTGCCTATCCTGTTCTGACATTTTTGCAGTCACTTCTGGTTGAATCAG GAGAAAACTCGCATTTGCTATTATCTATCCTGGTCAAGCACTTGGATCATAAGAGTGTCGCCAAACAACCACTTTTACTGGTAGACATTGTTAATGTCACAGCACGACTTGGACAAAGTGCAAAGCAGCAAGCCACAGTTGCTATCATTGGTGCAATATCTGACTTGATGAAACATTTACGAAAGTGCCTGCAAAATTCTTCTGAATCATCCAGCCCTAGGGATGGTAGCGATGAAACGAATGCTGATCTTCAGGTTGCCTTGGAAAACTGTATTGCACAGCTCTCAAATAAG GTGGGGGATGTGGGACCCATACTTGATACGATAGCTGTGTTCTTAGAGAATATTTCAGCCACTACTGTTGTAGCTAGAACAACTATCTCGGCTGTTCACCAAACTGCACGGATTATCTCTTCCATCCCTAACATATCATATCACAAAAAG GCTTTTCCTGATGCTTTATTCCATCAATTGCTTGTAGCAATGGCCCACCCAGACCATGAGACTAGAGTTGGAGCACATAGTGTCTTCTCTATCTTGCTTATGCCATCCTTGCTTTCTCCTTGGTCAGACCAGAATAAGAAAACCTCTGAAGCTGTTTCTGGGTTTTTTGGTCCATCCGCATCACAAAAGAGGAGTAAAAGTTTCTCCTTTCAGGATGAAAGCCAAGATAATGTTGATTCCATGGATGGAAAATCATGGGAAGAAGGCAATCCAATATCAGATAACAGTGGAAAACATGATTCTCATGATCGTTCAAACAGCTTCAAGCATGCGGTCTTAGATGGAAAAACA CTAACTTCCCTTCGATTGAGTAGCCATCAAGTCAGTCTTCTGCTTTCATCAATATGGGTTCAGGCAACATCTGCAGAGAATATGCCCGCAAATTTTGAGGCCATGGGCCATACTTATAACATTGCTTTGCTTTTCACACGATCTAAG ACCTCAAGTCACGTGGCTCTAGTTCGGTGTTTTCAGCTGGCATTCTCACTTAGGAGCATCTCTCTGGATCAAGAAG GTCTGCAGCCATCTCGCAGAAGGTCCCTCTTCACCTTGGCATCGTTCATGCTTATTTTTGCAGCAAGGGCAGGAAATCTCCCAGAGCTAATTCCTTTTGTTAAAGTCTCTCTAACGGAAAAAACA GCTGACCCTTATCTTGAATTGGTTGAAGATATCAAGCTGCAAGCTATTTATGTAGAATCTGATGAAGGGAAAATAGCATATGGTTCAGAGGATGATGATGTTGCTGCTTTAAAATCTCTCTCATGCGTAGAAGTAGATGATAGTCATTTGAAGGAAACCCTGATATCCCGATTTATGACAAAATTTGTCAAATTATCAGAG GATGAGTTATCAGGCATAAAACAGCAACTTCTACAGGATTTTTCACCTGATGATGTATATCCTTTAGGAGCTCCCCTGTTTATGGATACACCTAGGCCATGTTCCCCTCTTGCCCGAATGGAGTTTCAGGCATTTGAAGAG ATTATGCCTGCAGCTGCCTTGACGGATGATGAAACCTTCACGGAACTTAATGGAAGCCAGTCAGGTCGCAAAACATCAATATCTGTCCATACACTTGACATTCTAAGTGTCAATGAACTTCTGGAATCA GTCCTGGAAACTGCTCGACAAGTTGCAAGCTCCCAGGTGTCCTCTACACCTGTACCTTATGACCAAATGAAGAGTCAGTGTGAAGCTCTCGTTACTGGTAAACAGCAGAAAATGTCTATTCTAAGTTTTAAGCATCAACCGGAAGCCAAGGTTTTCCCCAGCACAGATGAAAAGAAGGACACCTCAGTACATGATGTG AAAGTGGAGTTGTCGCAATGTGATCTAACATTAGCTACGAAGGATCAAATTAGAGCACCTGATCAACTCGCCCTCTGCTCACTCGAGTACGGACAAAATTCTTTCAGATTACCACCTTCAAGCCCTTATGACAAATTTTTGAAGGCGGCTGGATGTTGA